One window of the Diospyros lotus cultivar Yz01 chromosome 12, ASM1463336v1, whole genome shotgun sequence genome contains the following:
- the LOC127787356 gene encoding putative pentatricopeptide repeat-containing protein At3g25060, mitochondrial yields the protein MQLFVWPRGLKTILLACKDRASVDRLHALLIVSGIFSPKSLNAQLVAGYARTGGIEFARKVFDKLPQKGVDAWNAMIIAYSRNDYPFEVIDLYHQMNLEGVRPDSSTFTVVLKACASLLDLERGEEIRRWAVECGYEYDVFVQSSLLNLYAKCGKMDEAMGVFNKMPRRDLVSWTTMIKGFAQSGHACEAISIYRSMQKEGMEGDGIVMLGLIQACANLRDRNLGLSVHGHLIRRDLPMDVVVQTSLVDMYAKTGDLCLASRVFKKMDLRNVISWSAMISGCAQNGFAGNALELLIEMQSVGFKPDSASLVGALLACSQVGYLKLGRSIHGYIVRRLDFDQISGTAVIDMYSKCGSLSCARALFDKMSYRDLISWNTMIASYGIHGHGREALSLLLQMMETNLKPDHATFASLLSALSHSGLVEEGQYWFDLMIREFQVQPSEKHFACMVDLLARAGRVEEAHDLTGSMVNEPGIAVWVALLSGCLNHRKLAIGETAAKKVLGLNPDEPGIFALVSNFFAAASRWDGVAGVRKVMKQTGMKKVPGYSAVEVNGKFHAFVKEDKSHHQYEQIVGIMEKLEQEMRDVGYVPNTESMLQDIEKEEKVRMFANAMRG from the coding sequence ATGCAGCTATTCGTATGGCCAAGGGGCCTCAAAACCATCCTATTGGCATGCAAAGACAGAGCATCAGTGGATAGATTACATGCTTTGCTAATAGTATCTGGGATATTCAGTCCCAAGTCTCTTAATGCTCAGTTAGTAGCAGGGTATGCTCGTACCGGTGGCATAGAATTTGCCCGTAAAGTATTCGATAAATTGCCCCAGAAAGGCGTCGATGCTTGGAATGCTATGATCATTGCGTATTCACGGAATGATTATCCGTTTGAAGTCATAGATCTTTACCATCAGATGAATTTGGAAGGAGTTAGGCCTGACAGCTCGACTTTTACAGTCGTGCTCAAGGCATGTGCAAGCTTGTTGGATTTGGAAAGGGGGGAAGAAATTCGAAGATGGGCAGTTGAATGTGGATATGAGTATGATGTATTTGTTCAGTCTTCTCTTTTGAATTTGTATGCCAAGTGTGGGAAGATGGATGAAGCAATGGGTGTCTTCAACAAGATGCCAAGAAGGGATCTTGTTTCGTGGACAACAATGATAAAAGGGTTTGCTCAGAGTGGTCATGCGTGTGAAGCAATCTCTATTTACAGGAGCATGCAGAAGGAAGGAATGGAAGGCGATGGGATTGTAATGCTAGGATTGATTCAGGCTTGTGCAAATCTCAGGGACAGAAACCTGGGTCTTTCTGTTCACGGGCATCTGATTAGAAGAGACCTCCCCATGGATGTGGTAGTTCAAACCAGCCTCGTGGATATGTATGCTAAGACTGGAGATTTGTGCCTCGCTTCTCGTGTATTTAAGAAAATGGATCTCAGAAATGTCATTTCTTGGAGTGCTATGATTTCTGGCTGTGCTCAAAATGGTTTTGCTGGAAATGCACTTGAATTGTTGATAGAGATGCAGAGTGTTGGATTCAAACCAGATTCGGCTTCATTAGTAGGTGCACTTCTTGCATGCTCTCAAGTTGGATATTTAAAATTGGGCAGGTCAATACATGGATATATTGTGAGAAGACTAGATTTTGACCAGATTTCAGGCACTGCAGTGATTGACATGTACTCAAAATGTGGATCCCTTTCTTGTGCACGAGCCTTATTTGATAAGATGAGTTATAGGGACTTGATCTCTTGGAACACAATGATCGCTAGCTATGGAATTCATGGACATGGCAGAGAAGCTCTCTCACTCCTCCTTCAGATGATGGAGACAAACTTAAAACCAGACCATGCAACTTTTGCTTCTCTCCTCTCAGCTTTAAGTCATTCAGGCCTTGTGGAAGAAGGTCAGTACTGGTTTGATCTCATGATTAGAGAATTTCAGGTCCAACCAAGTGAGAAGCATTTTGCTTGTATGGTTGATCTTTTGGCCCGTGCAGGACGGGTGGAAGAAGCCCATGATCTGACAGGTTCCATGGTAAATGAACCAGGGATTGCAGTTTGGGTTGCTCTCCTATCCGGTTGCCTAAATCATCGTAAGTTGGCAATTGGTGAAACAGCAGCAAAGAAGGTTCTTGGGTTAAACCCAGATGAACCAGGAATTTTTGCTTTAGTTTCAAATTTCTTCGCAGCAGCAAGTAGGTGGGATGGAGTAGCCGGTGTGAGGAAAGTCATGAAACAAACAGGGATGAAGAAAGTTCCCGGTTATAGCGCTGTGGAAGTGAATGGAAAGTTCCATGCTTTTGTAAAGGAAGATAAGAGCCATCATCAATACGAACAGATTGTGGGAATTATGGAGAAGCTGGAACAAGAGATGAGGGACGTAGGTTATGTCCCAAATACTGAATCTATGCTGCAGGATattgaaaaggaagagaaagtgAGAATGTTTGCAAACGCAATGAGGGGCTGA